A window of Drosophila subobscura isolate 14011-0131.10 chromosome E, UCBerk_Dsub_1.0, whole genome shotgun sequence contains these coding sequences:
- the LOC117890448 gene encoding aldehyde dehydrogenase, dimeric NADP-preferring isoform X3 — MGDNVTKPSDSDSDQSTNAAGDRTISTVIEIEPETERESPNVPAPASTSLIQSESDIMANFDDTLQRARLAFASGKTRNVNFRRKQLENLLRCYEENENDIISALEADLRRPKQESLIVETEFMKNDIKHILYHLSDWVKAEKPSKSIINVMDDVQIYNDPFGVVLVIGAWNYPLQLLLVPVASAIAAGNCVVIKPSEIAGNCAKFIAEVIPKYLDNDCYPVVCGGPSETAELLKQRFDYIFYTGSTRVGKIIHAAANKHLTPTTLELGGKSPCYIDKSVELRTAVKRILWGKLINCGQTCIAPDYILCSKEMQDKFVAEAKDVLKEWYGENIQSSPDLSRVINTNNFQRLLGLMKSGRVAVGGKYDASERYIEPTILVDVKPNDPIMEEEIFGPILPIYNVESAYDAIKFINAREKPLVIYVFSNSNKLVKEFQSNTTSGGFCSNETIMHCGVDVLPFGGVGMSGMGSYHGKYGFDTFTHKKSCLGKDLSAVGEKLASARYPPYSDRKGSFLSFLLRKRRPLPNFYLTHVLAVGLGVGLTVLANYYLQVRRKNSTE, encoded by the exons ATGGGGGACAATGTGACAAAGCCATCTGACAGCGATTCCGACCAATCAACAAATG CTGCCGGAGATAGGACGATATCGACGGTGATTGAAATTG AACCAGAAACTGAAAGAGAATCCCCGAACGTCCCCGCACCCGCATCTACATCACTGATCCAGTCCGAGTCCGACATAATGGCCAATTTCGACGAT ACATTGCAACGCGCTCGCCTCGCATTCGCCAGCGGCAAGACCAGGAACGTAAACTTTCG ACGCAAGCAGTTGGAGAATCTACTGCGTTGCTATgaggagaacgagaacgacaTTATCAGTGCCTTGGAGGCGGATCTGCGTCGCCCCAAGCAGGAGAGTCTGATCGTGGAGACAGAATTCATGAAGAATGACATCAAGCACATTCTATACCATCTGAGTGACTGGGTCAAGGCAGAGAAG CCCTCCAAGTCGATCATAAATGTGATGGATGATGTGCAGATCTACAACGATCCCTTTGGTGTGGTCCTAGTGATTGGTGCCTGGAACTAtccgttgcagttgctgctggtcCCCGTGGCCTCTGCCATTGCCGCCGGAAACTGTGTGGTGATCAAGCCCAGCGAGATCGCCGGCAACTGCGCCAAGTTTATTGCCGAAGTCATTCCAAAATATCTGGACAAT GACTGCTATCCAGTAGTCTGCGGTGGACCCAGCGAGACGGCTGAGCTGCTCAAGCAGCGTTTCGACTACATCTTCTACACGGGCTCCACCCGCGTCGGCAAAATCATTCATGCTGCGGCCAACAAGCACTTGACGCCCACCACCCTGGAGCTGGGTGGCAAGAG TCCTTGCTACATTGACAAGTCGGTGGAGCTGCGTACAGCTGTGAAGCGTATCCTCTGGGGCAAGCTAATCAACTGCGGCCAGACCTGCATTGCGCCCGACTACATCCTCTGCTCGAAGGAGATGCAGGACAAGTTCGTGGCCGAAGCCAAGGACGTGCTCAAGGAGTGGTATGGCGAAAACATTCAGAGCAGCCCCGACCTGAGCCGTGTGATCAACACCAACAATTTCCA GCGCCTGCTTGGGCTGATGAAGTCGGGACGCGTCGCTGTGGGCGGTAAGTACGATGCCAGCGAGCGTTATATTGAGCCCACAATCCTGGTCGATGTCAAGCCGAATGACCCCATAATGGAGGAGGAGATTTTCGGCCCCATCTTGCCCATCTACAACGTGGAGAGTGCCTACGATGCAATCAAGTTCATCAATGCCAG AGAAAAACCTCTTGTAATTTACGTATTCTCAAACTCGAACAAGCTCGTTAAAGAGTTCCAGAGCAATACCACAAGCGGCGGATTCTGCAGCAACGAAACCATAATGCATTGTGGAG TGGATGTGCTGCCCTTCGGCGGCGTTGGCATGAGCGGCATGGGCTCCTACCACGGAAAGTACGGCTTCGACaccttcacacacaaaaagtcgTGCCTGGGCAAGGATCTGTCAGCGGTCGGTGAGAAGTTGGCCTC AGCTCGCTATCCTCCGTACTCCGATCGCAAGGGATCGTTCTTGTCATTCCTGCTGCGCAAGCGCCGACCACTGCCTAATTTCTATCTGACACATGTGCTGGCCGTCGGCCTGGGCGTGGGTCTGACGGTTCTGGCCAACTATTACCTACAGGTAAGAAGG aaAAATTCAACTGAATAA
- the LOC117890448 gene encoding aldehyde dehydrogenase, dimeric NADP-preferring isoform X4 — MGDNVTKPSDSDSDQSTNAAGDRTISTVIEIEPETERESPNVPAPASTSLIQSESDIMANFDDTLQRARLAFASGKTRNVNFRRKQLENLLRCYEENENDIISALEADLRRPKQESLIVETEFMKNDIKHILYHLSDWVKAEKPSKSIINVMDDVQIYNDPFGVVLVIGAWNYPLQLLLVPVASAIAAGNCVVIKPSEIAGNCAKFIAEVIPKYLDNDCYPVVCGGPSETAELLKQRFDYIFYTGSTRVGKIIHAAANKHLTPTTLELGGKSPCYIDKSVELRTAVKRILWGKLINCGQTCIAPDYILCSKEMQDKFVAEAKDVLKEWYGENIQSSPDLSRVINTNNFQRLLGLMKSGRVAVGGKYDASERYIEPTILVDVKPNDPIMEEEIFGPILPIYNVESAYDAIKFINAREKPLVIYVFSNSNKLVKEFQSNTTSGGFCSNETIMHCGVDVLPFGGVGMSGMGSYHGKYGFDTFTHKKSCLGKDLSAVGEKLASARYPPYSDRKGSFLSFLLRKRRPLPNFYLTHVLAVGLGVGLTVLANYYLQGKLLSR, encoded by the exons ATGGGGGACAATGTGACAAAGCCATCTGACAGCGATTCCGACCAATCAACAAATG CTGCCGGAGATAGGACGATATCGACGGTGATTGAAATTG AACCAGAAACTGAAAGAGAATCCCCGAACGTCCCCGCACCCGCATCTACATCACTGATCCAGTCCGAGTCCGACATAATGGCCAATTTCGACGAT ACATTGCAACGCGCTCGCCTCGCATTCGCCAGCGGCAAGACCAGGAACGTAAACTTTCG ACGCAAGCAGTTGGAGAATCTACTGCGTTGCTATgaggagaacgagaacgacaTTATCAGTGCCTTGGAGGCGGATCTGCGTCGCCCCAAGCAGGAGAGTCTGATCGTGGAGACAGAATTCATGAAGAATGACATCAAGCACATTCTATACCATCTGAGTGACTGGGTCAAGGCAGAGAAG CCCTCCAAGTCGATCATAAATGTGATGGATGATGTGCAGATCTACAACGATCCCTTTGGTGTGGTCCTAGTGATTGGTGCCTGGAACTAtccgttgcagttgctgctggtcCCCGTGGCCTCTGCCATTGCCGCCGGAAACTGTGTGGTGATCAAGCCCAGCGAGATCGCCGGCAACTGCGCCAAGTTTATTGCCGAAGTCATTCCAAAATATCTGGACAAT GACTGCTATCCAGTAGTCTGCGGTGGACCCAGCGAGACGGCTGAGCTGCTCAAGCAGCGTTTCGACTACATCTTCTACACGGGCTCCACCCGCGTCGGCAAAATCATTCATGCTGCGGCCAACAAGCACTTGACGCCCACCACCCTGGAGCTGGGTGGCAAGAG TCCTTGCTACATTGACAAGTCGGTGGAGCTGCGTACAGCTGTGAAGCGTATCCTCTGGGGCAAGCTAATCAACTGCGGCCAGACCTGCATTGCGCCCGACTACATCCTCTGCTCGAAGGAGATGCAGGACAAGTTCGTGGCCGAAGCCAAGGACGTGCTCAAGGAGTGGTATGGCGAAAACATTCAGAGCAGCCCCGACCTGAGCCGTGTGATCAACACCAACAATTTCCA GCGCCTGCTTGGGCTGATGAAGTCGGGACGCGTCGCTGTGGGCGGTAAGTACGATGCCAGCGAGCGTTATATTGAGCCCACAATCCTGGTCGATGTCAAGCCGAATGACCCCATAATGGAGGAGGAGATTTTCGGCCCCATCTTGCCCATCTACAACGTGGAGAGTGCCTACGATGCAATCAAGTTCATCAATGCCAG AGAAAAACCTCTTGTAATTTACGTATTCTCAAACTCGAACAAGCTCGTTAAAGAGTTCCAGAGCAATACCACAAGCGGCGGATTCTGCAGCAACGAAACCATAATGCATTGTGGAG TGGATGTGCTGCCCTTCGGCGGCGTTGGCATGAGCGGCATGGGCTCCTACCACGGAAAGTACGGCTTCGACaccttcacacacaaaaagtcgTGCCTGGGCAAGGATCTGTCAGCGGTCGGTGAGAAGTTGGCCTC AGCTCGCTATCCTCCGTACTCCGATCGCAAGGGATCGTTCTTGTCATTCCTGCTGCGCAAGCGCCGACCACTGCCTAATTTCTATCTGACACATGTGCTGGCCGTCGGCCTGGGCGTGGGTCTGACGGTTCTGGCCAACTATTACCTACAG GGTAAGCTGCTGTCGCGTTAG
- the LOC117890448 gene encoding aldehyde dehydrogenase, dimeric NADP-preferring isoform X1, with amino-acid sequence MGDNVTKPSDSDSDQSTNAAGDRTISTVIEIEPETERESPNVPAPASTSLIQSESDIMANFDDTLQRARLAFASGKTRNVNFRRKQLENLLRCYEENENDIISALEADLRRPKQESLIVETEFMKNDIKHILYHLSDWVKAEKPSKSIINVMDDVQIYNDPFGVVLVIGAWNYPLQLLLVPVASAIAAGNCVVIKPSEIAGNCAKFIAEVIPKYLDNDCYPVVCGGPSETAELLKQRFDYIFYTGSTRVGKIIHAAANKHLTPTTLELGGKSPCYIDKSVELRTAVKRILWGKLINCGQTCIAPDYILCSKEMQDKFVAEAKDVLKEWYGENIQSSPDLSRVINTNNFQRLLGLMKSGRVAVGGKYDASERYIEPTILVDVKPNDPIMEEEIFGPILPIYNVESAYDAIKFINAREKPLVIYVFSNSNKLVKEFQSNTTSGGFCSNETIMHCGVDVLPFGGVGMSGMGSYHGKYGFDTFTHKKSCLGKDLSAVGEKLASARYPPYSDRKGSFLSFLLRKRRPLPNFYLTHVLAVGLGVGLTVLANYYLQVRRGKLLSR; translated from the exons ATGGGGGACAATGTGACAAAGCCATCTGACAGCGATTCCGACCAATCAACAAATG CTGCCGGAGATAGGACGATATCGACGGTGATTGAAATTG AACCAGAAACTGAAAGAGAATCCCCGAACGTCCCCGCACCCGCATCTACATCACTGATCCAGTCCGAGTCCGACATAATGGCCAATTTCGACGAT ACATTGCAACGCGCTCGCCTCGCATTCGCCAGCGGCAAGACCAGGAACGTAAACTTTCG ACGCAAGCAGTTGGAGAATCTACTGCGTTGCTATgaggagaacgagaacgacaTTATCAGTGCCTTGGAGGCGGATCTGCGTCGCCCCAAGCAGGAGAGTCTGATCGTGGAGACAGAATTCATGAAGAATGACATCAAGCACATTCTATACCATCTGAGTGACTGGGTCAAGGCAGAGAAG CCCTCCAAGTCGATCATAAATGTGATGGATGATGTGCAGATCTACAACGATCCCTTTGGTGTGGTCCTAGTGATTGGTGCCTGGAACTAtccgttgcagttgctgctggtcCCCGTGGCCTCTGCCATTGCCGCCGGAAACTGTGTGGTGATCAAGCCCAGCGAGATCGCCGGCAACTGCGCCAAGTTTATTGCCGAAGTCATTCCAAAATATCTGGACAAT GACTGCTATCCAGTAGTCTGCGGTGGACCCAGCGAGACGGCTGAGCTGCTCAAGCAGCGTTTCGACTACATCTTCTACACGGGCTCCACCCGCGTCGGCAAAATCATTCATGCTGCGGCCAACAAGCACTTGACGCCCACCACCCTGGAGCTGGGTGGCAAGAG TCCTTGCTACATTGACAAGTCGGTGGAGCTGCGTACAGCTGTGAAGCGTATCCTCTGGGGCAAGCTAATCAACTGCGGCCAGACCTGCATTGCGCCCGACTACATCCTCTGCTCGAAGGAGATGCAGGACAAGTTCGTGGCCGAAGCCAAGGACGTGCTCAAGGAGTGGTATGGCGAAAACATTCAGAGCAGCCCCGACCTGAGCCGTGTGATCAACACCAACAATTTCCA GCGCCTGCTTGGGCTGATGAAGTCGGGACGCGTCGCTGTGGGCGGTAAGTACGATGCCAGCGAGCGTTATATTGAGCCCACAATCCTGGTCGATGTCAAGCCGAATGACCCCATAATGGAGGAGGAGATTTTCGGCCCCATCTTGCCCATCTACAACGTGGAGAGTGCCTACGATGCAATCAAGTTCATCAATGCCAG AGAAAAACCTCTTGTAATTTACGTATTCTCAAACTCGAACAAGCTCGTTAAAGAGTTCCAGAGCAATACCACAAGCGGCGGATTCTGCAGCAACGAAACCATAATGCATTGTGGAG TGGATGTGCTGCCCTTCGGCGGCGTTGGCATGAGCGGCATGGGCTCCTACCACGGAAAGTACGGCTTCGACaccttcacacacaaaaagtcgTGCCTGGGCAAGGATCTGTCAGCGGTCGGTGAGAAGTTGGCCTC AGCTCGCTATCCTCCGTACTCCGATCGCAAGGGATCGTTCTTGTCATTCCTGCTGCGCAAGCGCCGACCACTGCCTAATTTCTATCTGACACATGTGCTGGCCGTCGGCCTGGGCGTGGGTCTGACGGTTCTGGCCAACTATTACCTACAGGTAAGAAGG GGTAAGCTGCTGTCGCGTTAG
- the LOC117890448 gene encoding aldehyde dehydrogenase, dimeric NADP-preferring isoform X6 translates to MGDNVTKPSDSDSDQSTNAAGDRTISTVIEIEPETERESPNVPAPASTSLIQSESDIMANFDDTLQRARLAFASGKTRNVNFRRKQLENLLRCYEENENDIISALEADLRRPKQESLIVETEFMKNDIKHILYHLSDWVKAEKPSKSIINVMDDVQIYNDPFGVVLVIGAWNYPLQLLLVPVASAIAAGNCVVIKPSEIAGNCAKFIAEVIPKYLDNDCYPVVCGGPSETAELLKQRFDYIFYTGSTRVGKIIHAAANKHLTPTTLELGGKSPCYIDKSVELRTAVKRILWGKLINCGQTCIAPDYILCSKEMQDKFVAEAKDVLKEWYGENIQSSPDLSRVINTNNFQRLLGLMKSGRVAVGGKYDASERYIEPTILVDVKPNDPIMEEEIFGPILPIYNVESAYDAIKFINAREKPLVIYVFSNSNKLVKEFQSNTTSGGFCSNETIMHCGVDVLPFGGVGMSGMGSYHGKYGFDTFTHKKSCLGKDLSAVGEKLASARYPPYSDRKGSFLSFLLRKRRPLPNFYLTHVLAVGLGVGLTVLANYYLQKNSTE, encoded by the exons ATGGGGGACAATGTGACAAAGCCATCTGACAGCGATTCCGACCAATCAACAAATG CTGCCGGAGATAGGACGATATCGACGGTGATTGAAATTG AACCAGAAACTGAAAGAGAATCCCCGAACGTCCCCGCACCCGCATCTACATCACTGATCCAGTCCGAGTCCGACATAATGGCCAATTTCGACGAT ACATTGCAACGCGCTCGCCTCGCATTCGCCAGCGGCAAGACCAGGAACGTAAACTTTCG ACGCAAGCAGTTGGAGAATCTACTGCGTTGCTATgaggagaacgagaacgacaTTATCAGTGCCTTGGAGGCGGATCTGCGTCGCCCCAAGCAGGAGAGTCTGATCGTGGAGACAGAATTCATGAAGAATGACATCAAGCACATTCTATACCATCTGAGTGACTGGGTCAAGGCAGAGAAG CCCTCCAAGTCGATCATAAATGTGATGGATGATGTGCAGATCTACAACGATCCCTTTGGTGTGGTCCTAGTGATTGGTGCCTGGAACTAtccgttgcagttgctgctggtcCCCGTGGCCTCTGCCATTGCCGCCGGAAACTGTGTGGTGATCAAGCCCAGCGAGATCGCCGGCAACTGCGCCAAGTTTATTGCCGAAGTCATTCCAAAATATCTGGACAAT GACTGCTATCCAGTAGTCTGCGGTGGACCCAGCGAGACGGCTGAGCTGCTCAAGCAGCGTTTCGACTACATCTTCTACACGGGCTCCACCCGCGTCGGCAAAATCATTCATGCTGCGGCCAACAAGCACTTGACGCCCACCACCCTGGAGCTGGGTGGCAAGAG TCCTTGCTACATTGACAAGTCGGTGGAGCTGCGTACAGCTGTGAAGCGTATCCTCTGGGGCAAGCTAATCAACTGCGGCCAGACCTGCATTGCGCCCGACTACATCCTCTGCTCGAAGGAGATGCAGGACAAGTTCGTGGCCGAAGCCAAGGACGTGCTCAAGGAGTGGTATGGCGAAAACATTCAGAGCAGCCCCGACCTGAGCCGTGTGATCAACACCAACAATTTCCA GCGCCTGCTTGGGCTGATGAAGTCGGGACGCGTCGCTGTGGGCGGTAAGTACGATGCCAGCGAGCGTTATATTGAGCCCACAATCCTGGTCGATGTCAAGCCGAATGACCCCATAATGGAGGAGGAGATTTTCGGCCCCATCTTGCCCATCTACAACGTGGAGAGTGCCTACGATGCAATCAAGTTCATCAATGCCAG AGAAAAACCTCTTGTAATTTACGTATTCTCAAACTCGAACAAGCTCGTTAAAGAGTTCCAGAGCAATACCACAAGCGGCGGATTCTGCAGCAACGAAACCATAATGCATTGTGGAG TGGATGTGCTGCCCTTCGGCGGCGTTGGCATGAGCGGCATGGGCTCCTACCACGGAAAGTACGGCTTCGACaccttcacacacaaaaagtcgTGCCTGGGCAAGGATCTGTCAGCGGTCGGTGAGAAGTTGGCCTC AGCTCGCTATCCTCCGTACTCCGATCGCAAGGGATCGTTCTTGTCATTCCTGCTGCGCAAGCGCCGACCACTGCCTAATTTCTATCTGACACATGTGCTGGCCGTCGGCCTGGGCGTGGGTCTGACGGTTCTGGCCAACTATTACCTACAG aaAAATTCAACTGAATAA
- the LOC117890448 gene encoding aldehyde dehydrogenase, dimeric NADP-preferring isoform X2 — protein MGDNVTKPSDSDSDQSTNAAGDRTISTVIEIEPETERESPNVPAPASTSLIQSESDIMANFDDTLQRARLAFASGKTRNVNFRRKQLENLLRCYEENENDIISALEADLRRPKQESLIVETEFMKNDIKHILYHLSDWVKAEKPSKSIINVMDDVQIYNDPFGVVLVIGAWNYPLQLLLVPVASAIAAGNCVVIKPSEIAGNCAKFIAEVIPKYLDNDCYPVVCGGPSETAELLKQRFDYIFYTGSTRVGKIIHAAANKHLTPTTLELGGKSPCYIDKSVELRTAVKRILWGKLINCGQTCIAPDYILCSKEMQDKFVAEAKDVLKEWYGENIQSSPDLSRVINTNNFQRLLGLMKSGRVAVGGKYDASERYIEPTILVDVKPNDPIMEEEIFGPILPIYNVESAYDAIKFINARESPLVLYIFTSETEVQNLFVNGTQSGGMCVNDTIMHYAVDVLPFGGVGMSGMGSYHGKYGFDTFTHKKSCLGKDLSAVGEKLASARYPPYSDRKGSFLSFLLRKRRPLPNFYLTHVLAVGLGVGLTVLANYYLQVRRGKLLSR, from the exons ATGGGGGACAATGTGACAAAGCCATCTGACAGCGATTCCGACCAATCAACAAATG CTGCCGGAGATAGGACGATATCGACGGTGATTGAAATTG AACCAGAAACTGAAAGAGAATCCCCGAACGTCCCCGCACCCGCATCTACATCACTGATCCAGTCCGAGTCCGACATAATGGCCAATTTCGACGAT ACATTGCAACGCGCTCGCCTCGCATTCGCCAGCGGCAAGACCAGGAACGTAAACTTTCG ACGCAAGCAGTTGGAGAATCTACTGCGTTGCTATgaggagaacgagaacgacaTTATCAGTGCCTTGGAGGCGGATCTGCGTCGCCCCAAGCAGGAGAGTCTGATCGTGGAGACAGAATTCATGAAGAATGACATCAAGCACATTCTATACCATCTGAGTGACTGGGTCAAGGCAGAGAAG CCCTCCAAGTCGATCATAAATGTGATGGATGATGTGCAGATCTACAACGATCCCTTTGGTGTGGTCCTAGTGATTGGTGCCTGGAACTAtccgttgcagttgctgctggtcCCCGTGGCCTCTGCCATTGCCGCCGGAAACTGTGTGGTGATCAAGCCCAGCGAGATCGCCGGCAACTGCGCCAAGTTTATTGCCGAAGTCATTCCAAAATATCTGGACAAT GACTGCTATCCAGTAGTCTGCGGTGGACCCAGCGAGACGGCTGAGCTGCTCAAGCAGCGTTTCGACTACATCTTCTACACGGGCTCCACCCGCGTCGGCAAAATCATTCATGCTGCGGCCAACAAGCACTTGACGCCCACCACCCTGGAGCTGGGTGGCAAGAG TCCTTGCTACATTGACAAGTCGGTGGAGCTGCGTACAGCTGTGAAGCGTATCCTCTGGGGCAAGCTAATCAACTGCGGCCAGACCTGCATTGCGCCCGACTACATCCTCTGCTCGAAGGAGATGCAGGACAAGTTCGTGGCCGAAGCCAAGGACGTGCTCAAGGAGTGGTATGGCGAAAACATTCAGAGCAGCCCCGACCTGAGCCGTGTGATCAACACCAACAATTTCCA GCGCCTGCTTGGGCTGATGAAGTCGGGACGCGTCGCTGTGGGCGGTAAGTACGATGCCAGCGAGCGTTATATTGAGCCCACAATCCTGGTCGATGTCAAGCCGAATGACCCCATAATGGAGGAGGAGATTTTCGGCCCCATCTTGCCCATCTACAACGTGGAGAGTGCCTACGATGCAATCAAGTTCATCAATGCCAG AGAGAGTCCGCTTGTCCTGTATATTTTCACATCGGAAACAGAGGTTCAAAATCTGTTCGTAAACGGCACACAATCGGGCGGAATGTGCGTGAATGATACCATAATGCATTATGCCG TGGATGTGCTGCCCTTCGGCGGCGTTGGCATGAGCGGCATGGGCTCCTACCACGGAAAGTACGGCTTCGACaccttcacacacaaaaagtcgTGCCTGGGCAAGGATCTGTCAGCGGTCGGTGAGAAGTTGGCCTC AGCTCGCTATCCTCCGTACTCCGATCGCAAGGGATCGTTCTTGTCATTCCTGCTGCGCAAGCGCCGACCACTGCCTAATTTCTATCTGACACATGTGCTGGCCGTCGGCCTGGGCGTGGGTCTGACGGTTCTGGCCAACTATTACCTACAGGTAAGAAGG GGTAAGCTGCTGTCGCGTTAG
- the LOC117890448 gene encoding aldehyde dehydrogenase, dimeric NADP-preferring isoform X5, protein MGDNVTKPSDSDSDQSTNAAGDRTISTVIEIEPETERESPNVPAPASTSLIQSESDIMANFDDTLQRARLAFASGKTRNVNFRRKQLENLLRCYEENENDIISALEADLRRPKQESLIVETEFMKNDIKHILYHLSDWVKAEKPSKSIINVMDDVQIYNDPFGVVLVIGAWNYPLQLLLVPVASAIAAGNCVVIKPSEIAGNCAKFIAEVIPKYLDNDCYPVVCGGPSETAELLKQRFDYIFYTGSTRVGKIIHAAANKHLTPTTLELGGKSPCYIDKSVELRTAVKRILWGKLINCGQTCIAPDYILCSKEMQDKFVAEAKDVLKEWYGENIQSSPDLSRVINTNNFQRLLGLMKSGRVAVGGKYDASERYIEPTILVDVKPNDPIMEEEIFGPILPIYNVESAYDAIKFINARESPLVLYIFTSETEVQNLFVNGTQSGGMCVNDTIMHYAVDVLPFGGVGMSGMGSYHGKYGFDTFTHKKSCLGKDLSAVGEKLASARYPPYSDRKGSFLSFLLRKRRPLPNFYLTHVLAVGLGVGLTVLANYYLQGKLLSR, encoded by the exons ATGGGGGACAATGTGACAAAGCCATCTGACAGCGATTCCGACCAATCAACAAATG CTGCCGGAGATAGGACGATATCGACGGTGATTGAAATTG AACCAGAAACTGAAAGAGAATCCCCGAACGTCCCCGCACCCGCATCTACATCACTGATCCAGTCCGAGTCCGACATAATGGCCAATTTCGACGAT ACATTGCAACGCGCTCGCCTCGCATTCGCCAGCGGCAAGACCAGGAACGTAAACTTTCG ACGCAAGCAGTTGGAGAATCTACTGCGTTGCTATgaggagaacgagaacgacaTTATCAGTGCCTTGGAGGCGGATCTGCGTCGCCCCAAGCAGGAGAGTCTGATCGTGGAGACAGAATTCATGAAGAATGACATCAAGCACATTCTATACCATCTGAGTGACTGGGTCAAGGCAGAGAAG CCCTCCAAGTCGATCATAAATGTGATGGATGATGTGCAGATCTACAACGATCCCTTTGGTGTGGTCCTAGTGATTGGTGCCTGGAACTAtccgttgcagttgctgctggtcCCCGTGGCCTCTGCCATTGCCGCCGGAAACTGTGTGGTGATCAAGCCCAGCGAGATCGCCGGCAACTGCGCCAAGTTTATTGCCGAAGTCATTCCAAAATATCTGGACAAT GACTGCTATCCAGTAGTCTGCGGTGGACCCAGCGAGACGGCTGAGCTGCTCAAGCAGCGTTTCGACTACATCTTCTACACGGGCTCCACCCGCGTCGGCAAAATCATTCATGCTGCGGCCAACAAGCACTTGACGCCCACCACCCTGGAGCTGGGTGGCAAGAG TCCTTGCTACATTGACAAGTCGGTGGAGCTGCGTACAGCTGTGAAGCGTATCCTCTGGGGCAAGCTAATCAACTGCGGCCAGACCTGCATTGCGCCCGACTACATCCTCTGCTCGAAGGAGATGCAGGACAAGTTCGTGGCCGAAGCCAAGGACGTGCTCAAGGAGTGGTATGGCGAAAACATTCAGAGCAGCCCCGACCTGAGCCGTGTGATCAACACCAACAATTTCCA GCGCCTGCTTGGGCTGATGAAGTCGGGACGCGTCGCTGTGGGCGGTAAGTACGATGCCAGCGAGCGTTATATTGAGCCCACAATCCTGGTCGATGTCAAGCCGAATGACCCCATAATGGAGGAGGAGATTTTCGGCCCCATCTTGCCCATCTACAACGTGGAGAGTGCCTACGATGCAATCAAGTTCATCAATGCCAG AGAGAGTCCGCTTGTCCTGTATATTTTCACATCGGAAACAGAGGTTCAAAATCTGTTCGTAAACGGCACACAATCGGGCGGAATGTGCGTGAATGATACCATAATGCATTATGCCG TGGATGTGCTGCCCTTCGGCGGCGTTGGCATGAGCGGCATGGGCTCCTACCACGGAAAGTACGGCTTCGACaccttcacacacaaaaagtcgTGCCTGGGCAAGGATCTGTCAGCGGTCGGTGAGAAGTTGGCCTC AGCTCGCTATCCTCCGTACTCCGATCGCAAGGGATCGTTCTTGTCATTCCTGCTGCGCAAGCGCCGACCACTGCCTAATTTCTATCTGACACATGTGCTGGCCGTCGGCCTGGGCGTGGGTCTGACGGTTCTGGCCAACTATTACCTACAG GGTAAGCTGCTGTCGCGTTAG